A stretch of Mesorhizobium sp. M2A.F.Ca.ET.046.03.2.1 DNA encodes these proteins:
- the tagH gene encoding type VI secretion system-associated FHA domain protein TagH, translating into MFISLQISNVDRLPAGTAASYAARDRSFEIGRENCDWTLSDPDKFISGRHCEVRFQAGSFWLYDLSRNGTFVNGSSQRMAGPHRLAQGDRLLIGRYVVGVSIEDERAATGHPQTRTGSTQRELPPSTGRPLDPGHEPFLNPAEQRPSGPAPVSTSSALQQPGPAVPANRPAEADAMLREIARAAGIAPDLLQSRDPHDVAAEIGAVLRTTVEQLSLLLKARAAAKVLAKSANRTMIGAEDNNPLKFVPGTDDILEIMFAKRRAGYLDARRSIEDAFRDLKAHEIATYAAMQAALSRLLDDLSPEAIAKKIPPASFSSRKSQAWDALVATWRAMEDKHENGMLDVFLAYFAEAYAKADKQK; encoded by the coding sequence ATGTTCATCTCTCTCCAGATCAGCAATGTCGACAGGCTGCCGGCCGGCACCGCCGCCAGCTATGCCGCCCGCGACCGCAGCTTCGAGATCGGCCGCGAGAATTGCGACTGGACATTGTCCGATCCGGACAAGTTCATCTCGGGCCGCCATTGCGAGGTCCGCTTCCAGGCGGGTTCGTTCTGGCTCTACGACCTCTCGCGCAACGGCACTTTCGTCAACGGCTCCAGCCAGCGCATGGCCGGGCCGCACCGGCTGGCACAGGGCGACCGGCTGCTGATCGGCCGCTATGTCGTCGGCGTTTCGATCGAAGACGAGAGAGCCGCGACCGGACATCCGCAGACCAGGACCGGATCGACGCAGCGCGAGCTGCCGCCCTCGACTGGCCGGCCGCTGGATCCCGGCCATGAACCGTTCCTCAATCCGGCGGAGCAGCGACCGTCCGGGCCGGCGCCCGTCTCGACATCCTCGGCGTTGCAACAGCCGGGGCCGGCAGTCCCGGCCAACCGGCCCGCGGAAGCGGATGCGATGTTGCGAGAAATCGCCAGGGCGGCGGGCATCGCTCCAGACTTGCTGCAGTCGCGCGATCCTCACGACGTCGCGGCCGAGATCGGCGCGGTGCTGAGAACCACGGTCGAGCAACTGTCCCTGCTGCTCAAGGCGCGCGCGGCGGCGAAGGTGCTCGCCAAGAGCGCGAACCGCACGATGATCGGCGCCGAGGACAACAACCCGCTGAAATTCGTGCCGGGCACCGACGACATATTGGAGATCATGTTCGCTAAGCGCAGGGCGGGCTATCTCGATGCCAGGCGCAGCATCGAGGATGCGTTCCGCGACCTGAAGGCCCATGAGATCGCAACCTATGCCGCCATGCAGGCGGCGCTGTCGCGGCTGCTCGACGACCTGTCGCCGGAGGCGATCGCGAAGAAAATTCCGCCTGCGTCCTTCTCGTCCAGGAAGAGCCAGGCCTGGGATGCGCTCGTCGCGACATGGCGGGCGATGGAAGACAAGCATGAGAACGGCATGCTGGATGTCTTCCTCGCCTATTTCGCCGAAGCCTACGCCAAGGCCGACAAGCAGAAATAG
- a CDS encoding protein kinase: protein MSDDDKTRISPNVTYAGVGTQLSGIYELDERIASGGMGEVYRGHNIQTGDHVAIKIVLPEFARDQTILSLFRKEASILNHLSHDAVVRYHVFTIDPGIGRPYLAMEFVDGQSLFDMMRRGPMPSDDVRRLCHRLASGLSAVHQAGAVHRDLSPDNIILPGGRVERAKIIDFGIARSATVGGETLIGGKFAGKYNYVSPEQLGLYGGEVSEQSDIYSLGLVLAAALRGKPLDMSGSQYEVIEKRRTVPDLSDIDPDFRELIEAMLQPDPRDRPASMAEIARATRGEDLEPTLPPPVSFGARERSGLPRAGWTAPPDSKPQTPPSGEPRFVEHVRPAYLSEPRPAPAATPASAPAPAAPKKPSRMPVIAGGAAAIAVLAVAGLYFSGVLAPMPVAETPKPLTPKPAIETAKPVAEAQQAETPKAQPQAPAAAQPEAPKPDTAKPSAQPEAEARTPVEQPATQPESEAKSQTPQVETRPVQPSAQQSPAPAPGPTAAEGEKPTRPASEPAIKTPEPSQAAENKPAQEANPPAAKPSVKDLVDKLSKLPKPAPSLPPTSQRQASTEPTPSPAEPKVPTASQPATPTAPTQPAQQPQTPATKQPETDVAVNVPKPALPSAEDDMAKWNEQRSWVRDFSGGNCFYANVTSGPGGAPTIEGYGTAVQPFEQLLGDFQSRFHIEPDISVRLITLSQCGVPTFLRFLDRSSAAKPQLVLDKTSIPDGAPVSGALYTGGGLVSNIMLIDHKGVAFNLDDRMVAQTDKVTFNIPIGLAAADKAAGKAVPQIMLVITGPKDIQAAMFSRPTPASELLPRILEEIEAGGSQFSATASYFRLGG from the coding sequence ATGAGCGACGACGACAAGACCCGGATCTCGCCGAACGTGACCTATGCCGGCGTCGGCACGCAGCTCAGCGGCATTTACGAGCTCGACGAGCGGATCGCCTCGGGCGGCATGGGCGAAGTCTATCGCGGCCACAACATCCAGACCGGCGATCATGTGGCGATCAAGATCGTGCTGCCCGAATTCGCGCGCGACCAGACGATCCTGTCGCTGTTCCGCAAGGAAGCGTCGATCCTCAACCATCTCTCGCATGACGCGGTGGTGCGCTACCACGTGTTCACCATCGACCCGGGGATCGGCCGCCCCTATCTCGCGATGGAGTTCGTGGACGGCCAATCGCTGTTCGACATGATGCGGCGCGGGCCGATGCCAAGCGACGATGTGCGCCGGCTTTGCCACCGCCTCGCCTCTGGCTTGAGCGCCGTGCATCAGGCCGGCGCGGTGCACCGCGACCTCTCGCCTGACAACATCATCCTGCCCGGCGGCCGGGTCGAGCGCGCCAAGATCATCGATTTCGGCATCGCGCGCTCGGCGACCGTCGGCGGCGAAACGCTGATCGGCGGCAAATTCGCCGGAAAATACAATTATGTTTCGCCGGAACAACTCGGCCTCTATGGCGGCGAGGTCAGCGAGCAATCGGATATCTACAGCCTCGGCCTGGTGCTGGCGGCGGCGCTGCGCGGCAAGCCGCTCGACATGAGCGGCTCGCAATATGAGGTCATCGAGAAACGCCGGACCGTGCCGGACCTGTCGGATATCGATCCCGATTTCCGCGAACTCATCGAAGCCATGCTGCAACCGGATCCGCGCGACCGGCCGGCGAGCATGGCTGAGATCGCCCGAGCAACGCGCGGTGAGGATCTCGAGCCGACATTGCCGCCGCCGGTGTCGTTCGGCGCGCGCGAACGCTCGGGCCTGCCGCGCGCCGGCTGGACGGCGCCGCCGGACTCCAAGCCCCAGACACCACCTTCCGGCGAGCCGCGTTTCGTCGAGCATGTGCGCCCCGCCTACCTGTCGGAGCCAAGGCCCGCGCCGGCCGCCACCCCGGCCAGCGCGCCCGCGCCGGCCGCGCCCAAAAAGCCTTCGCGCATGCCTGTCATCGCCGGCGGCGCCGCGGCGATCGCCGTCCTGGCGGTGGCGGGCCTCTATTTCAGTGGCGTCCTGGCGCCCATGCCGGTGGCGGAGACACCCAAGCCGCTGACTCCGAAGCCGGCCATCGAGACCGCCAAACCAGTGGCCGAGGCGCAGCAAGCGGAGACGCCGAAAGCTCAGCCGCAGGCGCCGGCCGCGGCTCAGCCGGAAGCACCGAAACCTGACACGGCGAAGCCATCCGCCCAACCTGAGGCGGAGGCCAGGACGCCCGTCGAGCAGCCAGCCACGCAGCCGGAGAGCGAGGCCAAAAGCCAGACGCCTCAGGTCGAGACCAGGCCGGTGCAGCCCTCAGCGCAACAGTCGCCCGCGCCGGCTCCCGGGCCAACGGCTGCCGAAGGCGAGAAACCGACGCGGCCGGCAAGCGAGCCGGCGATCAAGACGCCGGAACCGAGCCAGGCGGCTGAGAACAAGCCGGCGCAAGAGGCAAATCCGCCGGCAGCCAAGCCCAGCGTGAAAGACCTCGTGGATAAGCTTTCCAAGTTGCCTAAGCCGGCCCCATCCCTGCCCCCAACTTCGCAAAGACAGGCATCGACGGAGCCGACCCCCTCGCCGGCCGAGCCGAAGGTCCCGACAGCCAGCCAGCCGGCAACGCCGACCGCGCCAACCCAGCCGGCGCAGCAACCGCAGACGCCGGCAACCAAGCAGCCCGAGACCGACGTCGCCGTCAATGTGCCAAAGCCGGCGCTTCCGTCAGCGGAAGACGACATGGCCAAGTGGAACGAGCAGCGCTCCTGGGTGCGCGATTTCAGCGGCGGCAATTGCTTCTACGCCAACGTGACATCCGGACCCGGCGGCGCCCCCACGATCGAGGGTTACGGAACGGCGGTCCAGCCCTTCGAACAATTGCTCGGCGATTTCCAGTCCAGGTTCCATATCGAGCCAGACATCAGCGTGCGCCTCATCACGCTCTCCCAGTGCGGCGTGCCGACTTTCCTTCGCTTTCTCGACCGGAGTTCGGCCGCGAAGCCGCAGCTTGTCCTCGACAAGACATCGATACCGGATGGCGCGCCGGTCAGCGGCGCGCTCTATACGGGCGGCGGGCTCGTCTCCAACATCATGCTGATCGACCACAAGGGCGTCGCCTTCAACCTGGACGACCGCATGGTGGCGCAAACCGACAAGGTGACCTTCAATATCCCTATCGGCCTCGCCGCCGCGGACAAGGCGGCCGGCAAGGCGGTGCCGCAGATCATGCTGGTGATCACCGGCCCCAAGGACATCCAGGCCGCCATGTTCTCAAGGCCGACGCCGGCCTCGGAGCTGTTGCCAAGGATCCTCGAAGAGATCGAGGCCGGCGGGTCGCAGTTCTCGGCCACGGCCAGCTATTTCCGGCTTGGCGGATAG
- the tssM gene encoding type VI secretion system membrane subunit TssM: MRWMRRIFSLAALAGFSAAIWYAGPLIRFADTRPLGPVWLRATIIGVTVAALALFYGIRFWQRRKAQKALEAAIARSDERNDDSQVLEARMSEAIATLKRTSGKRNFLYDIPWYIIIGPPGAGKTTALVNSGLKFPLAGSGSAQPVAGVGGTRSCDWWFTDEAVLIDTAGRYTTQESDRERDKASWLAFLGLLKKQRTRQPINGVILAISLSDLIGFDDRQLDGHVAEIRSRLRELHETLKIQFPVYLLFTKADLVAGFMDYFGDFDEARRRKVWGATFQTADRTRNMAGEAPAEFDGLAKRLAEEVADRLQEEADPVARIALFGFPAQFGALKNRITQFIGSLFDTSRSQVNVSLRGLYFSSGTQEGTPFDQVLGAIGRSFGSASQAHLSGAGKSFFLHDLLAKVIFPESGWVSFDRAAERRIRLARFGGLAAIALAALAALGVLGLSFFANRELIASTRQAMAHYRDSADSLLKSTTVTDVDLENVIGSLDQLRNLPAGFENGDQGKPIEETFGLSQRERLLSASKTAYRQALERSFRSRLLVQAERTIQARMADPIALYEPLKIYLMLGGKAPKVDDELIVSWMKQDWEENRYPGENNREGRAQLEKHLRAMLALDDAYDPAFALNQPLVEAAQRSLGRMSLADRASAQIKSAVYAARLQDFSVAAKAGPEAQLLFERIDGSELADLKVPGLYTRAGFNRFFLPQLSRIAQMLVDDRWVLGGGGEQGGIDQDLPKLGPELVDRYGKEFAAAWNGVLDQLKLKAMLKDKPQYLALSALAAPDSPLDQLFTAIANETALTKGDSAGEGDTGTAEPDPASMAKGLARIGLQIAGGKSQSRAGASSAVAQNAGASVEAQFRSFQALVSGNPGRRPLDALTQNFHDIFQSLKLAADVPTQTERVNANLQLQISTLRANVSRLPKPLARMVNAAADEFEGNVAETSIANLNQTLDQTVTRPCEEAVNGRYPFARDSSEDISMADFAKLFAPGGLMDRFFAQNLAPLIDMTGQEWSWKQNARYSKDLAKSALKAFQAAAEIRAAFFPSGGSTPLVSITFTPTSLNSEADSAVLNVDGQTVQSAQAGNAPSIVTWPSGAASGSASLSLIPEMPGRESALKFEGPWALKRLFDKATITGDGASTEARFVIGGRDVAYTIQAGSGANPLVLPALSGFSCPKAF, from the coding sequence ATGCGCTGGATGCGGCGGATCTTCAGCCTGGCTGCGCTCGCCGGTTTCTCGGCGGCGATCTGGTATGCCGGACCGCTGATCCGCTTCGCCGATACGCGCCCGCTTGGTCCAGTGTGGCTGAGGGCCACGATCATCGGCGTCACCGTTGCGGCGCTCGCGCTGTTCTACGGGATCCGCTTCTGGCAGCGGCGGAAGGCGCAGAAGGCGCTCGAAGCGGCCATCGCGCGCAGCGATGAACGCAACGACGATTCCCAGGTGCTCGAAGCACGCATGAGCGAAGCCATCGCGACGCTGAAGCGGACGAGCGGTAAGCGCAATTTCCTCTATGACATCCCCTGGTACATCATCATCGGCCCGCCCGGCGCCGGCAAGACGACGGCGCTGGTCAATTCCGGGCTGAAATTCCCGCTTGCCGGCTCCGGCAGCGCGCAGCCGGTGGCCGGCGTCGGTGGCACGCGGTCCTGCGACTGGTGGTTCACCGACGAGGCGGTGCTGATCGATACGGCCGGCCGCTACACGACGCAGGAGTCGGACCGCGAGCGCGACAAGGCAAGCTGGCTGGCGTTCTTGGGATTGCTCAAGAAGCAGCGCACCAGGCAACCGATCAACGGCGTCATCCTCGCCATAAGCCTCTCGGATCTCATCGGCTTCGACGACCGGCAGCTCGACGGGCATGTCGCCGAGATCAGAAGCCGCCTGCGCGAATTGCACGAGACGCTCAAGATCCAGTTCCCGGTCTATCTGCTCTTCACCAAGGCCGATCTCGTCGCCGGCTTCATGGATTACTTCGGCGATTTCGACGAGGCGCGCCGGCGCAAGGTGTGGGGCGCGACGTTCCAGACCGCCGACCGCACCAGGAACATGGCTGGCGAAGCGCCGGCGGAATTCGACGGGCTGGCGAAACGGCTCGCAGAAGAGGTCGCCGACCGCCTGCAGGAAGAGGCAGACCCAGTGGCCCGGATCGCGCTGTTCGGCTTCCCGGCGCAGTTCGGCGCGCTGAAGAACCGGATAACGCAGTTCATCGGCAGCCTGTTCGACACATCGCGCAGCCAGGTCAATGTCAGCCTGCGCGGGCTCTATTTCTCGTCGGGCACGCAGGAAGGGACGCCCTTCGACCAGGTGCTGGGCGCGATCGGCCGCAGTTTCGGCAGCGCTTCGCAAGCGCACCTTTCCGGCGCCGGCAAGAGCTTCTTCCTGCACGACCTGCTGGCCAAGGTGATCTTCCCGGAATCGGGCTGGGTCTCGTTCGATAGGGCGGCCGAGCGCCGCATCCGGCTCGCCAGGTTCGGCGGCCTTGCCGCGATCGCGCTGGCGGCCTTGGCGGCGCTCGGCGTGCTGGGCCTCAGCTTCTTCGCCAACAGAGAGCTGATCGCCTCCACAAGGCAGGCTATGGCGCATTATCGCGACAGCGCCGACAGCCTGCTGAAGAGCACGACGGTGACCGACGTCGACCTCGAAAACGTCATCGGCTCGCTCGACCAGTTGCGCAACCTGCCGGCCGGCTTCGAAAACGGCGACCAGGGAAAGCCGATCGAGGAGACGTTCGGGCTCAGCCAGCGCGAGAGGCTGCTGTCGGCCTCCAAGACCGCCTATCGGCAAGCGCTTGAACGAAGCTTCCGCTCGCGGCTGCTGGTGCAGGCAGAGCGGACGATCCAGGCCAGGATGGCCGATCCGATAGCGCTCTATGAGCCGCTCAAGATCTACCTGATGCTGGGCGGCAAGGCGCCCAAGGTCGACGACGAGCTGATCGTCTCGTGGATGAAGCAGGACTGGGAGGAGAACCGCTATCCGGGCGAGAACAACCGCGAGGGACGCGCGCAGCTCGAAAAGCATCTGCGCGCCATGCTTGCGCTCGACGACGCCTACGATCCAGCCTTCGCGCTCAACCAGCCGCTGGTCGAGGCCGCGCAGCGCTCGCTCGGACGTATGAGTCTTGCCGACCGCGCCTCGGCGCAGATCAAGTCGGCAGTCTACGCCGCAAGGCTGCAGGATTTCTCCGTCGCCGCGAAAGCCGGTCCGGAAGCGCAGCTGTTGTTCGAACGCATCGACGGCAGCGAGCTTGCGGACCTTAAGGTTCCCGGCCTCTACACGCGCGCCGGGTTCAATCGCTTTTTCCTGCCGCAGCTGTCGCGCATCGCGCAGATGCTCGTCGACGACCGGTGGGTGCTCGGCGGCGGCGGCGAACAGGGCGGTATCGACCAGGACCTGCCCAAGCTCGGTCCCGAACTCGTTGACCGCTACGGCAAGGAATTCGCCGCCGCCTGGAACGGCGTGCTCGACCAGCTGAAACTCAAGGCGATGCTGAAGGACAAGCCGCAATATCTCGCGCTTTCCGCCCTCGCCGCGCCGGACTCGCCTCTCGACCAGCTGTTCACGGCGATCGCCAATGAGACCGCGTTGACCAAGGGCGACAGTGCCGGCGAGGGCGACACCGGGACGGCTGAGCCGGATCCCGCGAGCATGGCCAAGGGCCTCGCCCGCATCGGCCTGCAGATCGCCGGCGGCAAGTCGCAGAGCCGGGCGGGCGCAAGCTCGGCCGTTGCGCAGAACGCCGGCGCGAGCGTCGAGGCGCAGTTCCGCTCGTTCCAGGCTTTGGTCAGCGGCAACCCCGGGCGCCGGCCGTTGGATGCGCTTACGCAGAACTTCCACGACATTTTTCAGAGCCTGAAGCTCGCGGCCGATGTCCCCACACAGACCGAACGCGTCAACGCCAATCTGCAGCTGCAGATCTCGACCTTGCGCGCCAATGTCTCGCGCCTTCCCAAGCCGCTGGCGCGCATGGTCAACGCGGCGGCGGACGAATTCGAGGGCAATGTCGCGGAGACCTCGATCGCCAATCTCAACCAGACCCTCGACCAGACGGTGACGCGCCCTTGCGAGGAGGCTGTCAACGGCCGATATCCGTTCGCCCGCGACAGCAGCGAGGACATCTCGATGGCGGATTTCGCCAAGCTGTTTGCGCCTGGAGGCCTGATGGACCGCTTCTTCGCGCAAAACCTTGCGCCGCTGATCGACATGACCGGCCAGGAATGGAGCTGGAAGCAGAATGCGCGCTACAGCAAGGATCTGGCGAAATCGGCCCTGAAGGCGTTCCAGGCGGCGGCGGAAATCCGCGCCGCCTTCTTCCCGTCGGGCGGGTCGACGCCGTTGGTGTCGATCACCTTCACACCCACCTCGCTGAACAGCGAAGCCGACAGCGCGGTGCTCAACGTGGACGGGCAGACAGTGCAGAGCGCCCAGGCCGGCAACGCACCGAGCATCGTGACATGGCCGAGCGGCGCCGCGTCCGGATCGGCGAGCCTCAGCCTCATACCGGAAATGCCGGGACGCGAGTCCGCGCTCAAATTCGAGGGGCCGTGGGCGTTGAAGCGACTGTTCGACAAGGCGACCATCACCGGCGACGGCGCCAGCACCGAGGCGCGTTTCGTGATCGGTGGACGCGATGTCGCCTACACGATCCAGGCGGGCTCTGGGGCCAACCCCCTCGTCCTGCCAGCCTTGTCAGGCTTCAGCTGTCCGAAGGCGTTTTGA
- a CDS encoding PP2C family serine/threonine-protein phosphatase: MSTVALPIDSFGVSHKGCVRDHNEDNYLIEPQTGLWVVADGMGGHEAGEVASASIVDHLATIGIASSAPDLRARFEDRLSRANAEIRGISRSRGITIGSTFAALLAMDGRFACLWAGDSRIYLVRNGSIFQVSKDHTEVQELLDRGMISAEEARTWPRRNVITHAVGVSDELEIDFQQGELMPGDVFVLGTDGLTAHVSDAEIEAAARSATPRAACQALLDTVLARGGTDNVTIVLVKIGGNGAPHPDRSAAEGLAR; this comes from the coding sequence TTGAGCACTGTCGCCCTTCCCATCGACAGCTTCGGCGTGAGCCACAAGGGCTGCGTGCGCGACCACAATGAGGACAATTACCTCATCGAGCCGCAGACCGGGCTCTGGGTGGTGGCCGACGGCATGGGCGGGCATGAGGCCGGCGAGGTCGCCTCGGCCAGTATCGTCGACCATCTGGCGACGATCGGCATTGCGAGCTCGGCCCCGGACCTTCGCGCCCGCTTCGAGGACAGGCTCAGCCGCGCCAATGCCGAGATCCGGGGCATATCGCGATCGCGCGGCATCACCATCGGCTCCACTTTCGCCGCCCTGCTTGCCATGGATGGGCGCTTCGCCTGCCTGTGGGCCGGCGACAGCCGCATCTATCTCGTGCGCAACGGCTCGATCTTCCAGGTCTCGAAGGATCACACCGAGGTGCAGGAACTGCTCGACCGCGGCATGATCAGCGCGGAGGAGGCGCGCACCTGGCCGCGACGCAACGTGATCACGCATGCGGTCGGCGTCAGCGACGAGCTCGAGATCGATTTCCAGCAGGGCGAATTGATGCCGGGCGACGTTTTCGTCCTCGGCACCGACGGGCTGACGGCGCATGTCAGCGACGCCGAGATCGAGGCCGCGGCCAGATCCGCCACGCCGCGGGCGGCATGCCAGGCCCTCCTGGATACGGTGCTGGCGCGCGGCGGTACCGACAATGTGACCATCGTACTTGTGAAGATCGGCGGCAACGGCGCGCCCCATCCGGATCGGTCCGCAGCGGAGGGCCTGGCCAGATGA
- the tssL gene encoding type VI secretion system protein TssL, long form, with amino-acid sequence MSSKDHPSGPVDKTVIRAPRPKQRPLAAAEKPGPESVRPALSPSREATVFDPGGGRQIPTGWSSGTVLFQGPTPGTAANAAPGVQQDALLDAASGVKYAAANPILAAAAPLLMLLGQLRLMPVDRQAAPLAEHIADAIETFDLAIAKAGVAEEDARIAKFALCETADDLVGNLPWPSKDSWLQHALMARFFQTQPTGAGFYEALNNILATPEAHYDLLELMHACLSLGFEGQYRGLAKERDTLERVRRDVYDTLRYFKPRAGEDISPHWQGMAAALPKPRARLPLWAVAAAAATLVTAAFFGLRVLITDEGDATAGELLALNPSTPVTIERASVAAPTEPAQAAPPPPAVPDTAQIDRVRAALAKEIAGGGLSVGEKGAFIVIEINNQLLFAPGQAEPKPQFQPVAADIATVLDAEPGPINIIGHTDNVKPKKSSTFKSNFDLSVARAKAVQAMMAKQVKDPSRLSADGKGEDEPIADNGTADGRAKNRRVDVMIPKQEILQTSAAENGG; translated from the coding sequence ATGAGCTCGAAGGACCACCCCTCCGGGCCGGTGGACAAGACCGTCATCCGCGCGCCGCGACCGAAGCAGAGACCGCTTGCGGCTGCGGAGAAGCCCGGTCCCGAAAGCGTGCGGCCAGCCCTATCGCCTTCCCGCGAAGCGACGGTGTTCGATCCCGGTGGCGGCCGGCAGATACCTACCGGCTGGTCGTCCGGAACCGTGCTCTTCCAAGGGCCAACTCCGGGCACCGCAGCGAATGCGGCGCCGGGCGTGCAGCAGGATGCCTTGCTCGATGCCGCCTCCGGCGTGAAATACGCTGCCGCCAACCCGATCCTTGCCGCGGCGGCACCGCTGCTGATGCTTCTCGGTCAATTGCGACTGATGCCGGTCGACCGACAAGCCGCACCCTTGGCGGAGCATATCGCCGACGCGATCGAGACCTTCGACCTTGCTATCGCGAAGGCAGGCGTGGCCGAGGAAGACGCACGGATCGCCAAATTCGCGCTTTGCGAAACCGCCGACGACCTTGTCGGCAATCTGCCCTGGCCAAGCAAGGACAGTTGGCTTCAGCACGCCCTGATGGCACGGTTCTTTCAGACCCAACCGACCGGCGCCGGTTTCTACGAAGCCCTCAACAACATCCTCGCCACGCCGGAAGCGCATTACGACCTGCTCGAACTGATGCATGCCTGCCTGTCGCTGGGGTTCGAGGGCCAGTATCGCGGGCTGGCCAAGGAACGGGATACGCTCGAACGCGTCCGGCGCGACGTCTACGACACGCTGCGCTACTTCAAGCCGCGCGCCGGCGAAGACATCTCGCCCCACTGGCAAGGCATGGCGGCGGCGCTGCCGAAGCCGAGGGCGCGGCTGCCGCTCTGGGCGGTCGCGGCCGCCGCGGCGACGCTGGTCACGGCGGCCTTCTTCGGGCTGCGGGTGCTGATCACCGATGAAGGCGACGCGACGGCGGGAGAGTTGCTGGCGCTCAACCCCTCGACGCCCGTCACCATCGAGCGCGCCAGCGTGGCGGCGCCCACTGAGCCGGCGCAAGCCGCCCCGCCGCCGCCAGCGGTTCCGGACACCGCCCAGATCGACCGTGTCCGCGCCGCCCTTGCCAAGGAGATCGCCGGCGGCGGACTGAGCGTCGGCGAGAAGGGCGCGTTCATCGTCATCGAGATCAACAACCAGCTTCTGTTCGCGCCCGGCCAGGCGGAGCCGAAGCCGCAGTTCCAGCCGGTCGCGGCCGATATCGCCACCGTGCTCGATGCTGAGCCTGGACCGATCAACATCATTGGACACACCGACAATGTGAAACCGAAGAAGTCCAGCACGTTCAAATCGAATTTCGACCTCTCGGTCGCTCGCGCCAAGGCCGTGCAGGCGATGATGGCCAAGCAGGTGAAGGATCCGTCGCGGCTCAGTGCCGACGGCAAGGGCGAGGACGAACCGATCGCCGACAATGGCACGGCGGACGGCCGTGCCAAGAACCGCCGCGTCGACGTGATGATCCCGAAACAGGAGATTTTGCAGACCAGCGCGGCGGAGAACGGCGGCTGA
- a CDS encoding DUF1036 domain-containing protein: protein MRSLQQPPPRKLRSLLFPGRMTLAALLGAALFSMLSPGKAHAEFTVCNQTLDVVNLAVGQKVDNADQTDGWWTIGANQCVNVIREELTNRYIYLYATDVFGHAILNGSTEMCIDRRRFSIRGIEECWQRGHIAARFVEVDTLEQVRWTYFLTGNSP, encoded by the coding sequence TTGCGTTCTTTGCAACAGCCCCCGCCACGCAAGCTGCGTAGCTTGCTGTTTCCGGGCCGCATGACGCTTGCCGCTTTGCTCGGCGCGGCGCTGTTCTCGATGCTTTCGCCCGGCAAGGCGCATGCCGAATTCACCGTCTGCAACCAGACGCTCGACGTCGTCAATCTCGCGGTCGGACAGAAGGTCGACAATGCCGACCAGACGGACGGCTGGTGGACGATCGGCGCCAACCAGTGCGTCAATGTCATCCGCGAGGAGCTGACCAACCGCTACATCTATCTCTACGCCACGGACGTCTTCGGCCACGCGATCCTCAACGGGTCGACCGAGATGTGCATCGACCGGAGGCGCTTCTCGATCCGCGGCATCGAGGAGTGCTGGCAGCGCGGCCATATCGCGGCGCGCTTCGTCGAGGTCGATACGCTCGAACAGGTGCGCTGGACCTATTTCCTGACCGGAAACAGCCCGTGA